In Flavobacterium hankyongi, the genomic window ATTGCTAATACTAAGATGATTACTTTTTTGTTTTTTTGAATAGTTGATTTCATGATTATTGATTTTTAGTTTGTTTATTTTCTCTTATGATACAAACCGAAATCAATTGTTACAAAAAAAGTAAAAAAATTATGTATTTATTTCTAAATCCTTGATATAGTCTTGGTTTTCGTAGAAAAATATTTCGAAGTTGGTCATTTTTTCATTAAAAAAATCGAAGATTTCATCCCAAGTAGATTTATTATTGACACTTACATTTAGTAATTCAACCCAAATGCGACTAATTTCTTTTCCTGATTCTAGATAAAAATGTCTTTCAAAAACTGCATCAGGTAAATAATCTTCAACTAAAATAGATTTTAGAGATTCTACTTTTTCATAGTATATTTTTCTTTTTTCATCATCTTTAGGTTCTATGTCTAATAAAACTTGTGCTTTTTTATTATCTACAAAAAATTTAAAAGAAAAATCTTTAATCTTTGTATCGTAAAGCATCCATTTTCTTGGATAAGTT contains:
- a CDS encoding DUF4268 domain-containing protein, whose amino-acid sequence is MYSKEESQRIKREFWIQFAETYPRKWMLYDTKIKDFSFKFFVDNKKAQVLLDIEPKDDEKRKIYYEKVESLKSILVEDYLPDAVFERHFYLESGKEISRIWVELLNVSVNNKSTWDEIFDFFNEKMTNFEIFFYENQDYIKDLEINT